Proteins from one Mucilaginibacter jinjuensis genomic window:
- a CDS encoding endonuclease domain-containing protein, with translation MKRKIIPYNIKLKELAKKLRNDSTPGEIKLWRHLNSKQFYGYDFHRQKPLLNYIVDFYCYELNLVIELDGRYHSNEEKYNQDLIRDTELNQYDLAVIRFDESDVIHDLDNVLRTIETYILDFTSEDNKEEHTPNPSQEGKQNLQ, from the coding sequence GTGAAGCGAAAAATCATTCCATATAACATCAAGTTAAAGGAGTTGGCTAAAAAGCTTCGAAATGATAGCACGCCTGGCGAAATAAAGCTTTGGCGACATTTAAACAGTAAGCAATTTTACGGTTATGATTTTCACCGTCAGAAACCGTTATTAAATTATATAGTCGATTTTTATTGCTATGAACTAAATTTGGTGATTGAATTAGATGGCCGTTATCATAGTAATGAAGAAAAATATAATCAGGATTTAATTAGAGATACGGAGTTAAACCAATATGATTTAGCAGTAATCAGGTTTGATGAATCAGACGTGATACATGATCTGGATAATGTGCTTAGAACCATAGAAACATATATACTGGATTTTACATCCGAAGATAATAAAGAAGAACACACCCCTAACCCCTCTCAAGAGGGGAAGCAAAATTTACAATAA
- a CDS encoding carboxypeptidase-like regulatory domain-containing protein, whose product MNKFLLIAVLLMAALRANGQNTAAIKGTLIDSLDKKPVEFATVAVIDMRDTLSTLIAYTLSNKEGAFALHNIPGGIPVKLLISYVAYQPYRKLFTLKTGEQFDLGTIGLNSKQLQEVTIKDERMPVVVRKDTIIFDAEAFKTRPNAVVEDLLKKLPGVEVDNDGNITVMAKKVSKVLVDGREFFPTDIRIATKNLDADLIDKVQVYDDRENDPNHLIPESQVGKIINLKFKKAIKKSIFGKVYAGAGTNDHYQVGGLANMFRDT is encoded by the coding sequence ATGAATAAATTTTTACTGATTGCAGTTTTATTAATGGCTGCATTGCGGGCAAATGGTCAAAACACTGCTGCTATTAAGGGAACGCTTATCGATTCGCTGGATAAAAAGCCGGTTGAATTTGCCACTGTTGCCGTTATTGATATGCGCGACACGCTATCAACACTCATAGCTTACACGCTCAGCAACAAAGAAGGCGCGTTTGCCCTGCACAATATACCGGGAGGGATACCTGTTAAACTCTTAATTTCTTACGTTGCCTATCAGCCATACCGCAAATTATTTACCCTTAAAACCGGCGAACAATTTGATTTGGGCACTATTGGCCTTAACTCAAAACAATTACAAGAGGTTACTATTAAAGACGAACGTATGCCTGTTGTGGTACGGAAAGATACTATTATTTTCGATGCCGAAGCCTTTAAAACACGCCCTAATGCCGTAGTTGAAGATCTGTTAAAGAAACTGCCCGGTGTTGAAGTTGATAACGATGGCAATATTACCGTGATGGCCAAAAAGGTATCGAAGGTATTAGTTGATGGCCGCGAATTTTTCCCGACTGATATCCGTATCGCTACCAAAAACCTGGATGCTGATCTGATAGACAAAGTACAAGTTTACGACGACCGTGAGAATGACCCAAACCATTTGATACCCGAATCGCAGGTGGGCAAGATCATTAACCTCAAATTTAAGAAAGCGATAAAGAAAAGCATCTTCGGTAAGGTTTATGCCGGAGCTGGTACTAATGATCATTACCAGGTTGGCGGGCTGGCAAATATGTTTAGAGATACCTAG
- a CDS encoding M3 family oligoendopeptidase — protein sequence MIHKKAKHYIPENLEMKWENLEPLLIELRDRQIDSVEELEQWLRDRSEFEAAIEEDFAWRYIRMTCDTVSEELLQNFQYFATEIEPKIAPYSNALNKKLVESEYFDQLDNEKYFVYLRSIKKSLELFREENIPIQTEIQVEQQKYQSITGAMSVHIGDKEFTLEQAAAILKSPDREKRQEAWEKITGRRLENKEELDKLFDLLRVLRHKVALNAGFENFRDYMFQALGRFDYTPQDCYSFHEAIELEVVPVLREQAEKRKEALGLEALKPWDTDVDITGQAPLKPFQNGEELIEKSIQCFSNISRYLGERLEIMKENNLFDVESRKGKAPGGYNYPLAETGAPFIFMNSANTFRDLTTMVHEGGHAVHTFLTADLELNDFKHCPSEVAELASMSMELISMDNWDVFFSNPEELKRAKRDQLIDVIKTLPWVAVVDQFQHWIYTNPDHTDEQRREAWMQIYERFGASFVDWSDYKEAESNLWQKQLHIFEVPFYYIEYGMAQLGAIAVWKNYKENPEKGLQQYLDALKLGYTKTIKEIYETAGIKFDFSAEYVKELVAFVKSELAKL from the coding sequence ATGATCCATAAAAAAGCAAAACATTATATACCCGAAAATCTGGAAATGAAGTGGGAAAATTTAGAACCACTTTTGATTGAATTGCGTGATCGCCAGATTGACTCGGTTGAGGAATTAGAGCAATGGCTACGCGACCGCAGCGAATTTGAAGCTGCTATTGAAGAAGATTTTGCATGGCGCTACATCCGCATGACCTGCGATACTGTGAGCGAGGAGTTGCTACAGAACTTCCAATATTTCGCTACTGAAATCGAACCGAAAATTGCGCCTTACAGCAACGCACTGAATAAGAAACTGGTTGAAAGCGAATACTTCGATCAACTGGATAACGAGAAATATTTTGTTTATCTGCGAAGCATCAAAAAATCGTTGGAACTATTCCGCGAGGAAAATATTCCTATTCAGACTGAGATACAGGTTGAGCAGCAGAAATACCAGTCGATCACTGGCGCTATGTCGGTTCACATCGGCGATAAAGAATTTACTTTAGAACAAGCCGCCGCGATACTGAAAAGCCCTGATCGTGAAAAACGCCAGGAAGCTTGGGAGAAGATCACTGGCCGCCGTTTGGAGAACAAAGAAGAGCTTGATAAATTGTTCGATTTGTTGCGTGTGCTTCGCCATAAAGTGGCTTTGAATGCCGGTTTCGAAAACTTCCGCGATTATATGTTCCAAGCATTGGGCCGTTTTGATTATACGCCTCAGGATTGCTATAGTTTCCATGAAGCTATCGAATTGGAAGTTGTGCCTGTGTTGAGAGAACAAGCTGAAAAACGTAAAGAAGCTTTAGGTCTGGAAGCTTTGAAGCCTTGGGATACTGATGTTGACATCACAGGTCAAGCCCCGCTGAAACCTTTCCAGAACGGAGAAGAGTTGATCGAAAAATCAATCCAATGCTTCAGCAATATCAGCCGTTACCTGGGCGAGCGTTTGGAGATCATGAAAGAGAATAACCTTTTTGATGTGGAAAGCCGTAAAGGTAAAGCCCCGGGTGGTTACAACTATCCGCTGGCTGAAACCGGTGCGCCTTTTATATTCATGAACTCTGCCAATACTTTCCGCGATTTAACTACGATGGTACACGAAGGTGGCCATGCGGTTCATACTTTCCTGACTGCAGATTTGGAACTGAACGACTTTAAACATTGTCCGTCAGAAGTTGCCGAACTGGCTTCTATGTCGATGGAATTGATTTCGATGGATAACTGGGATGTATTCTTCAGCAACCCGGAAGAACTGAAACGTGCTAAACGTGATCAGTTGATCGATGTAATTAAAACCCTGCCATGGGTAGCCGTGGTAGATCAGTTTCAGCATTGGATTTATACCAACCCCGACCATACCGACGAGCAACGCCGCGAAGCATGGATGCAGATTTACGAGCGTTTTGGTGCCAGTTTTGTAGATTGGAGCGACTATAAAGAAGCAGAATCCAATCTATGGCAAAAACAACTGCATATTTTCGAAGTGCCGTTTTACTATATCGAATATGGTATGGCTCAATTAGGCGCTATTGCAGTATGGAAAAACTATAAAGAAAATCCAGAAAAAGGGCTTCAGCAATATTTGGATGCCTTAAAACTGGGCTATACCAAAACCATTAAAGAGATTTACGAAACGGCAGGAATTAAATTCGATTTCAGTGCCGAATACGTGAAAGAGCTGGTTGCTTTTGTAAAAAGCGAACTGGCCAAATTGTAA
- a CDS encoding VOC family protein produces the protein MSAYQIPAQTRIGHVHLKVSNLQRSLDFYCGLLGFEQMVSYGDSAAFISAGGYHHHIGLNTWHSKNSPPAPEHAPGLYHTAILYPERKDLAAILKRLIDAKYQITGASDHGVSEAIYLNDPDENGVELYWDRPRDQWPTDEQGNLTMFTKRLDIEGLMATLEEK, from the coding sequence ATGTCTGCTTATCAAATTCCGGCTCAAACCCGTATAGGGCACGTACATTTAAAGGTGAGTAACCTGCAACGATCGTTAGATTTCTATTGCGGACTACTCGGCTTTGAGCAAATGGTTAGTTATGGAGATAGTGCTGCTTTTATATCGGCAGGTGGCTACCATCATCATATTGGCTTAAATACCTGGCATAGCAAAAACTCGCCTCCTGCACCAGAGCACGCACCTGGTTTATACCATACTGCTATTTTATATCCGGAAAGAAAAGATCTGGCCGCTATATTGAAACGTTTAATCGATGCTAAATATCAAATTACAGGTGCATCAGATCATGGTGTGTCTGAGGCTATTTATCTGAATGACCCGGATGAAAACGGTGTTGAATTATACTGGGATCGCCCGCGCGACCAATGGCCAACTGACGAACAGGGTAATTTAACCATGTTTACCAAACGATTGGATATTGAAGGATTAATGGCGACGTTGGAAGAGAAATAA
- a CDS encoding NAD-dependent epimerase/dehydratase family protein, with protein MIHTIFGAGGPVANVLTRQLINQNETVRLVSRRPLETAGNNVSWHKADLLNYAEVLQAAKGSDVIYLCAGIVYSVTVWQQQWPVIMQNMINVAKETGARFIFFDNVYMYGLVNGPMLETTPYNPVSGKGEVRAKIATQLMDEAQSGNIKASILRGADFYGAESMNSFFDSMVLAKYAKGDKAQWIGKPKMLHSFSYIPDCGNAMYLLGQKPESDNQIWHVPTATPLTGVQFMELAADVFTTKPRYSTINKLMLQLVGLFNPLVKGSVEMYYQYDHDYIFNSDKFEKYFNVKPTTYRDGIVELSQTLFKK; from the coding sequence ATGATACATACCATATTTGGAGCAGGTGGCCCGGTGGCCAATGTTTTAACCCGTCAGTTAATCAATCAAAATGAAACAGTTCGCTTAGTTAGCAGGCGCCCTTTAGAAACTGCAGGCAATAACGTAAGCTGGCATAAAGCCGACTTGCTAAACTATGCCGAAGTATTGCAAGCCGCAAAAGGATCAGACGTAATTTACCTCTGTGCAGGCATAGTGTACAGCGTAACAGTTTGGCAACAACAATGGCCGGTAATTATGCAAAACATGATTAACGTAGCCAAAGAAACTGGTGCCCGCTTTATATTTTTCGATAACGTATACATGTACGGTTTGGTTAACGGCCCGATGTTAGAAACTACACCATACAACCCGGTGAGTGGAAAAGGAGAAGTTCGTGCTAAAATCGCCACTCAATTAATGGACGAAGCTCAAAGCGGAAACATTAAAGCCAGCATTCTCCGCGGTGCCGATTTTTACGGTGCTGAAAGCATGAATAGTTTCTTCGATAGTATGGTTTTGGCCAAGTATGCCAAAGGTGATAAAGCCCAATGGATAGGCAAACCGAAAATGCTGCACTCTTTCTCTTACATCCCTGATTGCGGTAACGCTATGTACCTGCTTGGTCAAAAACCTGAGAGCGATAATCAAATCTGGCATGTGCCAACTGCTACGCCTTTAACCGGTGTACAATTTATGGAACTGGCAGCTGATGTATTCACTACTAAACCCCGTTATAGTACCATTAACAAGCTAATGCTTCAGTTGGTAGGTTTATTTAACCCGCTGGTTAAAGGTTCTGTTGAGATGTATTATCAGTATGATCATGACTATATTTTTAATTCAGACAAGTTTGAGAAATACTTCAATGTAAAACCAACTACTTACAGGGATGGGATAGTTGAGCTTTCGCAAACACTGTTCAAGAAATAA
- a CDS encoding outer membrane beta-barrel protein, with amino-acid sequence MGGLDRGGAAFSRATLGVGATGKQTKTLGGININTDYGKKLKVNLSYVFSRAKTEYNMLINRQQVLNDTTTTTNNNNNSLNTSYTHNITASVRWHPNDTTQLTYNPSVYIRQNETMGNILSNSFSNFINPINNRTSDNNSSGNSFQFQHSFNYNHQFNKKGESVSVDHNLSISPGSGFNYSDDNLASYIPTFPSYSLKRKGDNDNQNTDVNLSATYRKPIVKKLIADLKASTGYNHQLDKVSTYDYNPITGQYDSFLLELSSDLTRNKWTEALTPGITYNISQKVMLMAHLNAQWQQVDNSFKRNTADIDQHFFYLLPSVNLNISRLSISYNRSVQLPNIGDMIPYTVVFSPLYSVTGNPNLKPTTQDNFSINFNKYNYQSGSSFSVSASASFEQNNVFRQRTINADLVETSMPVNRNGRYTYNVGGFFNKQIKKNKDFRLSSRSNINLSTGRTFFIVNQQSGYQYNYNINFTEGLSLNWKDKIEIDPQYTLSKAFITYSGGAFSNQNTLVHTANAHFNIFLPQKFNIEGYYTYMYNPLVAPGFQKSSNLLSLSLAHQLLKKDRGEIKLSSYDILNQNISSYRYVSENIITDTQSEVVKRYFMLTLQFKFNKSTTKEEEKKPVLMMR; translated from the coding sequence ATGGGCGGCCTGGACCGCGGAGGCGCGGCTTTCTCTCGTGCTACTTTAGGCGTTGGGGCTACAGGTAAGCAAACCAAAACACTTGGCGGCATAAACATTAATACCGACTATGGTAAAAAGCTGAAGGTTAACTTATCTTACGTATTTAGCCGTGCTAAAACTGAATATAACATGCTTATAAATAGGCAGCAAGTTTTAAATGATACCACCACCACAACCAACAATAACAATAATAGCCTCAATACTTCTTATACCCACAATATTACAGCCAGTGTGCGATGGCACCCCAATGATACTACGCAACTAACATATAACCCTTCGGTTTATATCAGACAAAACGAAACTATGGGTAATATTCTCAGTAATAGTTTTAGCAATTTTATTAACCCTATTAATAACAGGACGAGCGATAATAATTCATCGGGTAACAGCTTTCAGTTTCAGCACTCATTTAACTATAACCATCAGTTCAATAAAAAAGGAGAGTCTGTCTCTGTCGATCATAATTTGTCAATTAGTCCGGGTAGCGGGTTTAATTATAGCGACGATAATCTGGCATCTTATATCCCCACTTTCCCTTCGTATTCGTTAAAGCGAAAAGGCGATAACGATAATCAAAATACCGATGTTAATTTATCGGCAACATACCGGAAACCCATTGTGAAAAAGTTAATTGCCGATCTGAAAGCATCTACCGGCTATAACCATCAGTTAGATAAGGTTTCTACATACGACTATAACCCAATTACCGGGCAATATGATAGCTTTTTACTAGAGCTGAGCAGCGACCTTACACGTAATAAGTGGACAGAAGCCCTAACGCCAGGTATTACTTATAATATCTCACAAAAAGTGATGCTAATGGCACACCTAAACGCCCAGTGGCAACAAGTTGATAATAGTTTTAAAAGAAACACGGCCGATATTGATCAGCATTTCTTTTATTTACTGCCATCTGTTAATCTCAATATCAGCAGGCTTTCTATAAGTTATAACCGGAGTGTACAACTACCTAATATCGGCGACATGATCCCTTATACGGTAGTATTTAGTCCCCTATACTCGGTAACTGGTAACCCCAACCTGAAGCCAACTACCCAAGATAATTTCAGCATAAATTTTAACAAGTATAATTACCAGTCGGGTTCAAGTTTTAGTGTATCAGCCAGCGCTTCGTTTGAACAAAATAATGTGTTCAGGCAGCGAACTATTAATGCTGATTTGGTTGAAACCAGTATGCCTGTTAACCGTAATGGCAGGTACACATACAATGTCGGCGGGTTCTTTAATAAGCAAATTAAGAAGAATAAGGATTTTAGGTTGAGCAGCAGAAGCAACATTAACCTATCTACCGGTCGCACCTTTTTTATAGTGAACCAGCAGAGCGGTTATCAATACAATTACAATATCAACTTTACAGAAGGCTTGTCGTTAAACTGGAAAGATAAGATTGAGATTGATCCTCAATATACCCTGAGCAAAGCGTTTATAACTTATAGTGGTGGTGCGTTTAGTAATCAAAATACCCTGGTGCATACGGCAAATGCACACTTTAACATTTTTCTGCCCCAGAAATTTAATATCGAAGGCTATTATACCTATATGTACAACCCGCTGGTGGCACCAGGTTTTCAAAAGAGTAGTAATTTGCTTAGCCTAAGCCTTGCGCACCAATTGTTAAAAAAGGATAGAGGAGAGATTAAATTATCATCGTACGACATTTTGAACCAGAATATTAGCTCTTACCGTTATGTAAGCGAGAATATTATTACCGATACGCAATCGGAAGTGGTTAAGCGATATTTTATGCTAACGCTGCAATTTAAGTTTAACAAATCAACAACGAAAGAAGAGGAGAAGAAACCTGTTTTGATGATGCGATAA
- the yihA gene encoding ribosome biogenesis GTP-binding protein YihA/YsxC, with product MIVKSAEFICSNTQVSKLPPPEKPEYAFIGRSNVGKSSLINMLTAKKGLAKTSQTPGKTQLINHFLINDEWFLVDLPGYGYARISKSKKEDWNKFIRFYLDKRESLQCVMVLIDSRLEPQKIDLEFCNWLGEHGLPFVIIFTKADKQSSIKTDQNVAQFKRKLTETFDPMPDYFVTSSESKLGREEVLGFIDSINARFTGIDNMDYK from the coding sequence ATGATTGTAAAATCGGCAGAATTTATTTGCAGTAACACGCAGGTATCAAAACTACCCCCACCAGAAAAACCCGAATACGCTTTTATAGGGCGTTCAAATGTGGGCAAGTCTTCGCTTATTAATATGCTTACGGCTAAAAAGGGGCTGGCTAAAACTTCGCAAACACCTGGTAAAACCCAGTTGATTAACCATTTTTTAATTAATGACGAATGGTTCCTGGTTGATTTACCCGGCTACGGTTATGCCAGGATCTCGAAAAGTAAAAAGGAAGACTGGAACAAGTTTATCCGCTTTTATCTCGATAAACGTGAAAGCCTGCAATGCGTAATGGTATTGATAGACAGCCGCCTAGAGCCGCAAAAAATCGACCTGGAGTTCTGCAACTGGCTTGGCGAGCACGGCTTACCATTCGTAATTATATTTACCAAAGCCGACAAGCAATCGAGCATTAAAACCGATCAGAATGTGGCGCAGTTTAAACGCAAGTTGACTGAGACATTCGACCCGATGCCCGATTATTTTGTAACCTCGTCTGAAAGCAAATTAGGACGCGAAGAGGTGCTGGGTTTTATTGATAGTATTAATGCCAGGTTTACCGGCATTGATAATATGGATTATAAATAG
- a CDS encoding Crp/Fnr family transcriptional regulator yields MDTLKAKYNFREYMQPFAVFTNDEWDLFCSYLEFVSLKKKAYFSEAGKVCNHFGFINKGSVRYFHMTNDGTDITGYFSFENEFMSSYKSFLTRQPSLNYIQTLEDTELILMSHKSLQEMLASKELGHKMERFGRLIAEYYLCCYEDRVTAFITQSPEERYLKLLETGRDILRRMPQHYIANFLGITPVSLSRIRRRILV; encoded by the coding sequence ATGGATACGCTAAAAGCTAAATATAACTTTAGGGAGTATATGCAGCCTTTCGCCGTTTTTACTAACGACGAGTGGGATTTGTTTTGCAGCTACCTGGAGTTTGTTAGCTTAAAAAAGAAAGCCTATTTCTCTGAAGCCGGAAAGGTGTGTAACCATTTCGGCTTTATTAACAAAGGTTCGGTACGCTATTTTCACATGACTAATGACGGTACTGATATTACCGGCTACTTTAGTTTCGAAAATGAGTTTATGAGCTCGTATAAGAGTTTTTTAACCCGCCAACCATCACTCAATTATATCCAGACGCTGGAAGATACGGAGCTCATCCTGATGAGCCATAAAAGCTTGCAGGAAATGCTTGCAAGTAAGGAACTGGGCCACAAGATGGAACGCTTTGGCCGTTTAATAGCCGAATATTATTTGTGCTGCTATGAGGATAGAGTTACGGCCTTCATCACCCAATCGCCCGAAGAGCGTTACCTTAAACTACTGGAAACAGGCAGGGATATTCTGCGCCGCATGCCTCAGCATTATATTGCCAACTTTTTGGGTATAACACCAGTTTCACTTTCGCGTATCCGCAGGCGCATTTTAGTCTAA
- a CDS encoding UbiA-like polyprenyltransferase, whose product MKKYFSLVTFSHTIFAMPFAFIGFFLAVTTTDHKFEWQKLLLMVLCMIFARNSAMAFNRYLDRDIDVKNPRTKVRDIPAGRISPAAALTFTLVNCALFLAATWFINPLCFYLAPVALFVVLGYSATKRFTALCHMVLGLGLSLAPIGAYLVVTGEFNILPILFSLSVLCWVSGFDIIYALQDEDFDRSEKLHSIPAYLGKVKALNLSSFLHVLSATFIIMPVFFTHVGLPYYLGIGVFCSMLFYQHSLVKPNDLSRVNFAFMTTNGIASVVFAALFLVDRLWIR is encoded by the coding sequence ATGAAAAAATACTTCTCCTTAGTAACCTTTTCACACACCATATTTGCTATGCCATTTGCCTTTATCGGCTTCTTTTTGGCAGTAACCACTACAGATCACAAATTTGAATGGCAGAAACTTTTGCTCATGGTGCTGTGCATGATATTTGCACGTAACTCGGCAATGGCTTTTAACCGCTATCTGGATAGGGATATTGATGTTAAAAACCCACGTACTAAGGTGCGCGATATTCCTGCGGGGAGAATTAGTCCGGCTGCGGCGTTGACTTTTACTCTGGTAAACTGTGCACTATTTTTAGCTGCTACCTGGTTTATTAATCCTTTATGTTTTTATCTGGCACCAGTGGCTTTGTTTGTAGTATTGGGTTATAGTGCTACCAAGCGTTTTACCGCACTTTGCCACATGGTATTAGGTTTAGGCTTATCATTAGCTCCAATAGGCGCTTATTTAGTAGTAACTGGCGAGTTTAACATTTTGCCAATCCTATTCTCATTATCTGTTTTATGTTGGGTGAGTGGCTTCGATATTATTTATGCTTTACAGGATGAAGATTTTGACCGTAGTGAAAAATTGCACTCTATACCAGCTTATTTGGGTAAAGTAAAGGCCTTAAACCTGTCGAGCTTCTTGCATGTGTTATCGGCAACATTTATTATCATGCCGGTGTTTTTTACGCATGTAGGCTTACCTTATTATTTGGGTATTGGCGTATTTTGCAGCATGCTGTTTTACCAGCACAGCCTGGTTAAGCCAAACGACCTGAGCCGTGTAAATTTCGCATTTATGACTACCAACGGTATTGCAAGTGTGGTATTTGCCGCCTTATTTTTGGTTGATAGATTATGGATACGCTAA
- a CDS encoding phosphatase PAP2 family protein: protein MKLRITDVLYRLRLFFIPYLIILSACLIIKLIYTREAIYFTVNSYHNTFADYLFIGATDVGDGLFMLFVVLILTLFSYRKAFLMASSFLITTVLVQIAKRLVHAPRPSVYFTDHAHIYYVNGVKLFTSNSFPSGHTVQAFTMAVVLAYLAKQKSWGFILLIAAILVGYSRMYLSEHFFEDVMAGSIIGTVATIIWLTIIDSKPFIHTQAWTRGLLSKKDN from the coding sequence ATGAAGCTACGTATTACCGACGTATTATATCGATTACGGTTATTTTTTATTCCTTATTTGATTATTCTGAGCGCATGTTTGATCATAAAGCTCATCTATACCCGCGAAGCCATCTATTTTACAGTAAATAGCTACCACAACACCTTTGCCGACTACCTTTTTATCGGTGCAACCGATGTTGGCGACGGTTTATTTATGCTGTTTGTAGTTTTGATTTTAACTTTATTTAGTTATCGCAAAGCCTTTTTAATGGCAAGCAGTTTTCTTATAACTACAGTATTAGTGCAAATAGCAAAGCGACTGGTACATGCCCCCCGCCCTTCTGTTTACTTTACAGACCATGCCCACATTTACTACGTAAACGGCGTAAAACTTTTCACGTCAAACAGTTTTCCATCCGGGCATACAGTGCAGGCATTTACTATGGCAGTTGTACTGGCTTATCTGGCAAAGCAAAAAAGTTGGGGGTTTATCCTGTTGATAGCAGCTATCCTGGTTGGTTATTCGCGCATGTACCTGAGCGAGCATTTTTTTGAGGATGTGATGGCCGGTTCTATTATTGGCACTGTGGCAACAATAATATGGCTCACTATCATAGATAGCAAGCCATTTATACATACCCAAGCCTGGACCCGGGGACTTTTAAGTAAGAAAGATAATTAA